The sequence TTGCAAGGAATTGGGTGAACTCAGGCAAGGCACAAAGAAAACAGGTGatatagtttggccctaagtgctGAGCTGTCTACTCCTTGAAAACACCTATCACATGTAATGCCACTCCTGCCACGCCCCCTATCAAGCAGCTTTGGAAAAGGCTAATATCAATCAACTGGTTTTTCTTTTAACAGCAATATGGGTGCAGCATTCACTGAATAGCAgcatctgagtccagtggcacctggactaacaagatcttcaggattggtctctaaggtgccgctggcctccaatgctgctgttctactgcagaccagcatggctacctacctgaaactcgtTTCATGGAAGGCATTTACTGAAGGATCCAACCCTACTGgctgcctgtttggggctgacATATCCTGAATGCCACTGCATGTTAGTGACTAGTCAAACCCGATGGGTAAAGAAGGATCACTGGCTGTCATATGTTGCTGTTGGACATTCTCTGCATGGCCAGATAATCTCTGGCCTCCAACCTATGTTCTTGCTGCAATAGCAATGGCACGGATCTCTGTCAGATACTAAGAAACACAGAAAGAGAGTCTGGGGTGCATAAGACTGTGAGGACTCACCTGCCCACATGAGCAGCACTACCACAATTATGATAATCTCCCCCGTCTGCAACTGGCGCTCCTTGTCTAGCCCCTCCACAGTGATGTCTCCTGTACAAACACAGAGACACATGACTGAGCTAGAGCCAGTACTTAACTGCAGTTCAGCTATGAAGAGCCTTTACCTCTGTGACTCTGTTCTGGAGCTTGGGGAGTAGAATATCCACACGCTTGGAAAAGCAGCCCCCTTGTCTGCCTTACACTgaccattagtctatcaagaTCATTATcatccactctgactggcagctgctctccagagtctcaggcaggggtcttttGCTTCAACTGTTACCTGactcttttaattggagatggtgggaattgaacctgggaccgtctgcatgcaaagtagatatTCTGGCACTGAGACACAGCCCCACCCTAATCTCCACCCTCTCTGCTATCTTGCCTGAGAACTTCTGGCAAGCGCTGGTGGGCCTGGCCCCCAGAGGTGGCAGGTTTTATTTCCCATCACGACTCTTCCATGGATTGGTAGGAAATGTGCAGAGGTGGTGGATGGATATATCTGCAGGTCCTGATCCACATGTACCCCAATCAAACTGCCAACCTCTCAGAAGTTAGAGGTGCTGCATGCCAAAGCAGGGCTTTGAagaaggaggggggcagagggaagggggcAGAATTGATCCTTCCTGGGAGATTTTTGCTCTGCTCTGCCTACCCTGGTTGGAGCTGTTGGACGGGAGGCGATCACTCTGTTTCAGGGTGCGGAAATGGACTCTCTTGCTGGCCTGGCTTTCTCCATAAAGCCCGACGCTCTGTACTTGGATGATGTAGTCTGCATCCTCAGCCAGATCCCACAGCACGCAGGCCCGGTTCGTGGTGTTCACCTCTCGGATGAATCTCTGCATCTGTCCATCTTGTCGctgccagagccagggaggtggtcAGAGGGGCCAGCCAGGCTGCGGGTAAACCCTCACACTGGGGGGATGGAGCCTCTCCTGGCCTTCGCCTGGGGGCCCAGTTTGGACAACAACACATCTGTcctcccagggatttcagagtcctGCCTTGGAGAAACAAGGAGCCCAGACAGGTGGAGGCTCAGCGTGATGCCAGCCAGGAGCAGCAGTCCTGATCTCAGACTTACCTGCTGTGAGATGGCATAGCCGATAATGACGTCTCCCTCAGGGACATCCCAGGAGACGGTTGCTGAGTTTGCTTTGAGCTGGGTGACAGTTACATTGACAGGGGATGGAGGTCTGTCTGCAGCCAAGGAGAAAAGGAGGACAAGGTCATTTCTGGGCACGGCTGGAAAATGTTCAGGTGTTTGGTAGTCACTCCAGATTTGACAAGGCCTGAGATATGTCCTCCAGTTTGAGGAACACTGGCTCTTGAGAACTGGAGGGGCTTTTTCAGCCTTGCTCCTGCAATAAATCTCTAGTTTCACTACAGTCTCAGTCAgaatgtggggatttgggggtcTCTGATTACTTCTGCACAGAACTCTTGctctgcactccccccccccaccaaacccCAGCAGATTTTATTTTGGCTTGCACATGATGTAGTCATGCTTCTGCCAaccttccaggtttcccctggctCTGCTGTGAGTTTCCCCAAATATGCTTTGGTACATTTGGGGAAATATCATGcccaaagcaggtttggggaaaGTGTGGAGAGAAGGTGCAGATTTTTGCActccctaaggttgccaactctggtttaggatattcctgaagatttggggctgaagcttggggagggtggggtttgggggagggtgggaccTCCCCCACCAACATCCAAAGCCACATCCAGCATTTTTTCTcttcctacctgccattcctcccacaACTCCAGCAAGagttttgccattttttaaatttctaaTGATTAGTAATTGATATATTGCATTCATAGCAACGATAGGAGGGAATCAGGGCATCACCCCTATGTGGAAGCAATTTTTGTTTCATCCCCAGTCTCTTCCTTTGGTCTCTTTATGCTTATGGCAGATCCTGTCCTTCGCATGAAAAACCTCTGAAAACCTAGTGAGCTGCATTCAGACATGAAAAACAAACTAGTGTTTCTTTCTGAGACGCAgtaacctgttttgttttgtatgctccctccctcttccttccaTGCACAGAGACATGTTTGAAGTCTTCCTGGTTTAGGAAGTTTCCAGTTTAACTAATTTGATATCTTAATGCAGGATTCCTTTTCCAATTGGGATTTGTTTCTTTCCCAGTGACTGGGATTTTAAAACCGAATGGAAGCATGGTTCACAGTCTTGGTTACTGGGAAAGAAACAAACCCAGTGTGCTGAAAGCAACAACATTCGGATATCACAACAGATTAAAGTTCTATACACAACCCCGGACCAGGAAGTTTTCAACAATGGCTTCATGTGCGATGGGACaaggaatgaggaagagagaaggagTGCCAGAGCCTGAAATAAACCAAATTTATATTCACCATGCACAGTCTGCAGTTTGATTGTGCCATTTGAACAGAGCTCAAGTCTTTATGAACTTGAATCAGTAGAAACCTGAATTTCAGGGCTGGTGGACTAACATTTACTGACAGTCTGTTTCCATCAGTCATCATTTTGGAAGTATATTCATACAGGTTTGATTTCAGAGGAATTTTATTGACCGAATGAGAATCCGTGGAACAGAGTGGTCAGAACGTCacacaaggatctgggagacccaggttcaaatcctcacaatACTTTGGAAGCTTGCTAAGGGAACtagagccagtcacacactctcagcctgcctcacagggttgttgtgaggataaatggaggaggggagaattatgtGGCGAGCCTTTGTTCTCCATTTGAGAGAAAAGCAAACACAGACCGACCGACAGACCTGCTATAGGGTCAGATTAGAAGAGATGGAGATCACAGATCCTCCAGTACATTTTAAAGCTAAATTTTATGGAGGGCATAGTGGCCTGATTTGAACAGAGGGCgtgaagggaggagagagagagagactttaatCCTTTACTTCTATTGAAACTACCCCTTCTCATGCTTCCATTAaacttgaaagaaaaagaaagctgagCAGTCATCGTCTGTCATCTTCCGTTTGCTTTTTCCTTCTTCTGAAGTCAAATAGGTGCACCAAGTCAGGACTCTTTGAAGGTGCATGGAGTCATGATGTCCCAACTCTATCATTTTAAAGATAGGCTGGTAAGACCACCTCCCCCTATTGATTAGTTTTCCGGGTATTCATCTCTCTGCATTACAAGCAGCCGCCTGCCTGCCCTACCCAGAGCCAAGACTTCAGATCTGCTCCTGGGCCCAGTGTTAATTTGCTAATGAGACCCTCTCTGCACTATTGGCTGACATGCCAAGGATGAACGCAGTGCTGGCAGCCACCTTGTGCCAATTGCTTGGACTGTACCCTCCGTGAACACTGCTCTTTCTTCAAGCAACTCTCTCTGTCTTGCACCAGGGGTTGCACAGGCAGAGTGAAGGCCGAATCCTGCCTGCTGAACCAGAATGGGAGCTTTGCAGTGTGTCCTCCTTGCGGCCTTTCAGGGACTGCTGGGATCCTCCTGGTGCATGCTTCCAAACCTGCCAGGGCTGAACTGTTAGCTTGTTTGCCTACCAGGTGGATGAACAGAAACCTGCAGAGCGGATTGAGCCAAAGTCTATGGCACCAATCTGTTTCTCCATGCTCCTCACCCTGCCTTCTGATTAAAGGGGGCACCCATGTAAAATGAGGAACTACTtttgatattattattaataatgctCCTGCTTGCACaagaataataatgataataacagagtccagtagcacctctaagactaa is a genomic window of Eublepharis macularius isolate TG4126 chromosome 1, MPM_Emac_v1.0, whole genome shotgun sequence containing:
- the FNDC4 gene encoding fibronectin type III domain-containing protein 4 isoform X2, with amino-acid sequence MAPIPAYLNPAAVLVLVSCDLCLVHANRPPSPVNVTVTQLKANSATVSWDVPEGDVIIGYAISQQRQDGQMQRFIREVNTTNRACVLWDLAEDADYIIQVQSVGLYGESQASKRVHFRTLKQSDRLPSNSSNQGDITVEGLDKERQLQTGEIIIIVVVLLMWAAVIALFCKQYDIIKDNDSNNNKEKTKPSSEHSTPERPTGGLLRSKKTPSVNIIEV
- the FNDC4 gene encoding fibronectin type III domain-containing protein 4 isoform X1 — its product is MAPIPAYLNPAAVLVLVSCDLCLVHANRPPSPVNVTVTQLKANSATVSWDVPEGDVIIGYAISQQRQDGQMQRFIREVNTTNRACVLWDLAEDADYIIQVQSVGLYGESQASKRVHFRTLKQSDRLPSNSSNQGDITVEGLDKERQLQTGEIIIIVVVLLMWAAVIALFCKQYDIIKDNDSNNNKEKTKPSSEHSTPERPTGGLLRSKKKTPSVNIIEV